Below is a genomic region from Phragmites australis chromosome 20, lpPhrAust1.1, whole genome shotgun sequence.
CGCCTCCACTTCCTCTAAGGGACACTAGGCCAAGGATCGCTCAACCTCTCCACtccagagaagagaggaggccaccacgaaggcccttgacgcctccTGGCATAGCGTGAAGTCATCTAAAGTCAATACCCCAAGGCCAGGGTACCCCTCGGCCGTCGCGGAGGGAGCCTCAACATAGGGCAAGGTGCCTCCATCACCGACCGCTCGGGCCAGGTCACCAACTGGCTTGGGGCCCGCGGAGATGAGGCCATGTCCCCCAAGGTGACCTTCGGGGACACCCCAGAGAAGTCCTCGACCCCTACCAAAGCTCCCTAGCCTCCAAGGGGGTAGTCAAAGACACATTCACCTTAACGGCCATTGCGAAATACCATGAAACACGAGCTCAAGATCCTGGTACATGACCCATACAGAAatatagctaacgaagcaacaacgcctcaccaagtcccccaagccctctcatagaagggcctGTGATGTCATCGACGTCTGAACCAACAAACCCAAAATTGTATTCCACAGAGGCCACACCTCCTCTCTAGCTCTAGCCATTGCCAGCAATGTTCGGAGAGGCCAGGCCCTTCCCTTGCTCATGACCACCGAGCTGAGCCTCACCTTCGGATAGGTCAGATGTGCTCCCAGCCCTCCTCTGACACTTCCTGCAGAGCAGCAGCACCTCAGACAACTCGACCGTCGAGCCAGTCTGTGAACCTCCAGAGACAGAAGGCCGTCGGGCCTGGATCGACACATGCTCGTTTCCCTGCAGCCTTAGGCTCCGATGGATCCCGCCAAGCCAGAGCCTCCACCTCGAGTTAAAAGCAGACGCGGTTGTATCGCTCCTAGCTCTGCGTCAGAGCCACCCGCTGCTCCTACTCCGCGTGAGTAGgagggcccaggatcacctcggTAATCTTCACCGCCCGCTCCAGTAGAAGatagctctctgaaagaaaatgCAGCTCACATCTGCGAACCAAAAAATTAGACAACAAAGAAGACTCGCCAGAGCTGACGGGGCGGCCGGAGTACACCCttggccactcttccgcaccttgctcaaaggcGCAGTCCCAacccatctgaaggggccgaatACGTAACAGGGTGAACTCCTCTAcgagatcacgcatgctcatcctttcAGCCACCCTCCGAAGAAGGGCCAACCGTGAAGCGAACTGGTCGTCCGTGATCCCCGTCTCCGGCTCCGGGACATACGCGATATCTCTGTTAGAGGAGCGAAGGGGGGACACAAGGCCAACGAtgtagtagaaccaccgctgcaaccagccggtataccatTGACCGTTAATTGCCTTCACCAAGAAGGCATCGCAGTACTGCGGCCGTATCTGGAAATTAACGCTGCcgaagctgaggggcctcttcatcCCCTCACCCTTGACCATCTTCGGCTGATagttggcaaagtggagggccgtgAAGAAATCTaccctcccttcgcacccctctgcctgcatggcccactcgaaggtggccaggtGGGCGATGGCGCTGGCatggagctgcggaagctccacatagtagtggcggagcacctcttcaagcagTGGCATTGATAGAAAGCCTAGGCCCACTTTGAACAAAGCCTCGAAGACCACGACTTCATGGGCtagaggcttcgggacctcctcgtCCAGCGGAGGTCGAACGATGGCtctagagggaatcttcccctccctgatcatccggtcaagctcctcatcatcgatggcGGACACCCTCAGCATGGTGGTCCACTGGGGATGACTCTTGCTAGAGCGGCAGAGCTCCACCCCAGGCGACAGCCCCATCAACAATGCGTGACCCGACGCCACCTGAGGGCCCCCCGCTGCAGTCGCACCGGTGATTTCACTCATTGCCTGAGTTCCTACTCCACCCAGGGCACTCGAGTCAGCCATACGGAGCATGGGAAGATGACGAAAGGTGCTAGAtggtgaagaagaaagaagagcagtAGTTGACAGACACACGTGCAAAGCAAGGATAGACGGAGGCCAAGGGCAGACGAGAACATGGCGTGGGCGACAAGGCCGCTCAAGGAAATCCCTCCCAttataaaggtaagggagagattaccctcccctcccctcccccctcaGCCTAGAAAAATGAGTGTATACCCTATCCCTTGGTCTAACAGGCTACGATCATAGGGAAACAGAACTGCCCCCCGAGACCCCCTAACCACAGGATGCCACACGTCCCACGTCCACTTGGCAAGGCGCAATCACGCCCTTCTCACAGGGCACATTCAATGCCCCATGTCACCAGCATCATCAGACGGACCGTTCAGATCAAGTAGGTCAAATCTTCCCACGCAAGCCAAGCTATATTAGGGATCAAGAGTCATCGACAGCAAGCCAAGGACCGCTAGAGGCCCTGCGGCGAAGAATCGCAGGCCTGACCGCTCCGCTGGACGCCCTCGTGAGGGGCTAccgttgggggtcgttgttaaggacccctaACGACCCCATGGCTTCGCtggcccatgcccatgggcccacgcctcccgaaggccaCTTTCTAACTTCCAGGCTTCGGAGTAACtacctcccagagccatgcctcccaaagtCTCCACATCTCAAAGCCTCCATCTcttggagccatgcctcctgtCTTCggggctcgggcaggcttcccgaaggctacagGGTAGGCCATCAGGCcccaagaaagatctgccaagAGAAGAACGCCGGTCATCgtttgcctacaaggaagtgactggcattaattAACTAGGCTAGTGGGCGCCGTCCCTACACCTCGATACAATGGAGATTATCCTGACACTCCTGACATCAtggcgtcgggccgcaattggcgaccgactAACCCCTCTGGGTATAGGCACCCCAAcaattaccatggtagatatctatctcctatgtagggtaaaaagtagctATTCAGaataaggccatgtaactcggtcttatcctggatattttgcataTAGCGGTAACTTGCATGCTAAGCTATGCCCAatcctataaataaggggtcatGGTTGTCCGAGCAGGAGAagacgctcaacacagcacggaggagcaaaatcacaaagttttcctatgatactccccctagcccaGTCCATATCTTTacgatcaatacattcgtggtgttccttcctctcaaacttcatctccaagcttgagtctcccacttagaagaaactctagccatacttgttggggcaagacaaTCCCTTACTCCAATagtttgtaatctcaacagaagctGGTTATCTCAATATATTGAAAGTGCTCGCATCTTGTAGTTTATTGATGTATTATACCTTtgctaatgatatagaaaatgaagcaaatgaacttATTACTGCATTTTAATTCAGTGCGCTgaagctaatttgttggtttatatattgtcaggcaCGTGATTGACTCaataatgaagaatgaagaatgcttttcAAATATTGTGAAGTTTTGTAATATTGACATTTTACTTCTAtttatgtgtatgactttgaATAATATGTGTGACTTTGTGACATTGAATGTATATATTCGATCTACTATGTGTATAgagtttgaatgcaaatgatctATGTTGTTGTTTCAATGCAAATGATATGTTGTGTGAATGATTTGTTGTTGATATGTTAGTTGtaaattcagtaatatataaattcaaaaaTGTATATATGAATGTACATATGATTATGGGAATACAACTATCTATACAAATGCACAACAGACGGCGGGTATTCCTAGTTCATAGACGACTCAAAGtttcgagccgtctgtactatcatagtacagacggcttcaAGAGCCATTTGTACTATGGAATATCACAGACAGCTCTAAATTATGAGCTGTCTCTGATATTCTATGCACAGATGGCTCGTTATTGGAGTTGTCTATATTATTACTATATTACAGACGACTCGAAGATTCAAACCGTTTGTGATATTCCATAATATAGACGGCTCCTTAGTGGAGCCGTCTGTATGTGGAGCCGTCTATACAAATCATGTGTACAGATAGTTCAAAACTTGTCTGTAGAAATCTAATTTGTACAGGCTCTTTTGTACAGATAGTTTAGAAAAACGTTTCGCATGGGGTTCTGAACTGTctgtacaaataatttttttagtagtgttaCCTTCTGTATATAGGTGATCAAAGCTCGAGAAGTTTAGCTGTTGCTTTCTAAATCCTCATATATTTATGGATTGAGGGACTAAGCAAAAGATACTGAACATTCAAGTATATATAACAAATAAAGGATACCAGAAATCTGAATGGGAAAGCCCATTTTCTCCTAACGTATTAAACGAGAGCTTTTCTTTTTGGGAATCGTATTAAACGAAAGCTTGATGCCCCAACAGTTGGTCAGAAAATTGTCGGTTTGCCTCCAACAAACCTCTAGGTTcccaaaacctcaaaaaaaaaaaaaccttaaacCGAAGAACAGACCAAATTAAGAATAGCATCGACGTCGACAGACCACCGGAGTGGCCGCTGCGTGCGTGAATAACTCCAACGTCTTCATGCCCGCAGGCCGCGTCTACACAGCGACCCACCAACCTTCTCCCTTTCATGCCCATACATATACGCACTTatgcctccctcccctctcgcTCACTCACACTTCTCAATCTCTTTTCCCAAGCCTTTCTCTCTCTAGTCTCTAGCTAGCATCTCCATAGCTACTGTCTACTGCTTCGTCGGCAATGGCGAAAAGCCGACCGGCCATCCTCCTGTCCATGGCATTTGCTGCTGTGGCGATTGTGGCACTGGCCCCGGCGCCGGTGGCGGCAACCAAGTATAACATCACCAAACTCCTAGCGCCGTACAAGGAGTTCTCCAAGTTCAACGAGATGATGTCCAAGACGCGGCTAGCGTACGACATCAACCGGCGGCAGACAATCACCGTGCTGGTCGTCGACAACTCGGCGATGTCGGCTCTGGACCACTACTCGCTACAGACAATCCGGCACATCCTCTCCCTGCACATCCTTGTCGACTACTACGGCGacaagaagctcaagaagcTCTCCCACGGCTCCACCGCAGCCTCGTCCATGTTCCAGGTATATCAGCAGTTCAGCACACAGTTGCAACTGCACAATAATTGCCTATGTTGCTCAACTGGACATGGTAGATGTGTCTGATTATTAATTTATCAGTTGTTACATATCTcattgtgtcatcatcacactCTTATAGCAGTAATGGCATACTACGTTTAATTGTCATATAGGATCGGCCTGAGTGCTTATATCCTTAAAGCTTGTTTGAGAAAACTGATTTTGGATTGtgaattttaaaaagttatttCTTCCGAAGCTGATTGTGAGATTAGCTTTTGAAGTGAATGCAGTGTATAATATACATAATACCCAATTGTCAACCTCAGAACATCACCACTCAGAATCAAAAAACACCTTCGAACCAGTTTTTGGATTCTAGTTAAAAAACCAGTTTTTGATTCTCATAGTCGCTTTCCAGAATCAGCCTGTATGTTTCAGCTTTTGATTTAGAATCAAAAGCCTGTTTGAAGGTGATTCTGAAAAGTGATTATGAGAATCAAAAGCCGGTTTTATAACTAGAATCCAAAAGATGGCCTTAGTGGACATGGGCACCTGGGCCATTCCTAGAGATCACATGATCCAATCTTCGATGACTTTGATGTCAAGAGCAAAAGATGTGCACATTGTCTAAGAATTATGGTACAATTGTCGGTTAGTATAGTTATTTTGGGCACATCATTGTCTATACATCATATGGTCATATATCAGAAATTATAATAGAAAATCTGCATGTGAACCAAGGTGCACCCTGATTGGATATCAATAATTAAATGTATGAtaaaataatatcataatatTATAAGGTTTAATAGATATATGATAAAAGAAACTGGCCAAGCCAGAAAGGAGAGGGGTGGTAGAAGTGAAGAGATAGAAGAGGGGATATACGCGAGATCTAGAGGGAGAGGAAGACAAATGGTCTATCTATTTACCTATGGGTCAACTGTTTAGTGGAGGATGACACATCACATTTGATGATATGTCCACCAACTCAACCAAAACCGCTTTCAAAACCACCCTTGGGATGCGATTTGATATGGTTTTGTTAGTTGAATGATGGATTTGAAACGGTATTAGAGTTGGGGGTGAATATTAAACCGCAACAAAAGTTAAGGGACCAAATATAATTTCTTTTTCCTAAATCTTGCGATTAAGGAACTGTGTCGACATGCAGAACAAAACATTTTTTCCACTACAAAGGAATACCTTTCATGCCCTTCATGATTGATTTGGAATTTGTGTCATGTAGTAAGAAAATCCACATGTTGTTAGTTGCCATGTCACTAAAGCAGAGTCCAGTGGGCCTGGAAAACTCAGCCAGACACGTCGTTCTGATTCACCGATAGGGATGGTTGGTAGGCTTGGAATTTGATGAATCCAGTTGCTGTCAACTTTAGCAAACTCGTTACTTCCTATATCCAAACCTAAATGCATTATTGATTTTCGGGACACATGCAGTCCAACCATAAAAAAAGAACAGCAATGACGGAGTAGTCATCACAAATCAGGACTATAatttagatgcaatcatcgTGAGAGAGATATATGTTTGGTATTAAGACGTAATTTGCTCCTTGTATGTTTGGTATAGCAAACTTCTCCTTTAATCATAAATAGAAACTTTTCAAAATTTCAATTGATACATGAAAGAGTGCTTTTACGGTATTTGGGAGGTACAACGAGATATCATTAAATTATACCTGCAAAACTAACAAAAATCCGTACCTCGGTACCAAAAATTAAGTTATAGTAGTTGTTGACACCTCCCAATCgtgataagaaaaaaaaacatgtctcAGCTGTTCTCTAACTGGTCATAGTTAGTCTTGGGAGCGAGAGAACGGCAGACCATAATTTCGATGCAATCACGAGAGCTAATTTAGTTTGAAACTGAAATCAACACGAAAGATTTTTAACAAAATATTTGGAAGGTGCTTTGAAATTTAATCTccatttcaaatttcaatctgAGATTCAATTTACCATGGTCTCATATGAACTTTCGACCTGTTTACATTTCTGCTGACATGTGCATATTGGTGCCCTCGACGTGATTAGGCCACCGGGTCGGCGTCGGGCATGTCGGGCTACGTGAACATCACCCGCAAGGACGGCAAGGTCAACTTCATGACGGAGGACGCCGACGACAGCGCGAAGCCGTCCCGGTACGTGAAGTCCATCAAGGAGTACCCCTACGACATCGCCGTGCTGCAGGTGAGCTCCATCATCTCCTCTGCGGAGGCTGAGGCCCCCGtcccgccgccggcgcccgTCGACCTCGTCGAGCTCCTCTCCAAGAAGTACTGCAAGTCCTTCGTGTCCCTCCTCTCCGCCAACGCTGATGTGTTCCGCGCCGTCAACGAGACCAAGGACAACGGGCTCACGCTCTTCTGCCCTGTCGACTCCGCCGTCGCAGCGTTCTCGGCCACGTACAAGAACCTCACGGCCAAGGCCAAGACGGCCATCCTGCTCTACCACGCCGTGCCGGACTACTTCTCGCTGCAGTTGCTCAAGTCTAACAATGGCATGGTCACCACGCTCGCCACCGCCAGCGAGAACAAGATGGACTACAGCTACGACGTGCAGAACAAGGGCGAGACCGTCACGCTCCAGACCAGGGTCGTCACCTCCAGCATCACCGCCACAGTCGGCGACATGGAGCCTCTCGCCGTGTACGCCGTGAACAAGTTCCTGCAGCCCAAGGAGCTGTTCAAGGTCGTTGAggcgccggcgcccgcgccgGAGCCGTCCAAGAAGAAGGGCAAGGCTGCCGACACGGGTGACGACTCGTCCGACGGTTCGGAAGATGAGACGGCCGACAAGGGCGACGCCGCACCGGCTGTACTCGTACGGTGGGTGACCGCGGCCGCGATGGTGGTATCTGCGTTTGCGTTGATGGGTTAAAGAGTCGagccgattttttttttaaatttaattaatGATGCTCGGTTAAGATGAAAATAAGAACGAAATGCATTGTTCTGCTTCCCGTAGGGAAAAGTTGAGGAACTTAGAAGaagtatggtttgcagtgctttGAGTTTTTGTCATTTGGTTTGATATCAATGTaattattttgtaattaataTAATTGTCAAAGAGTTCGTAAAGAAGTCAAGAGGTTTCATATGGTACGAATAATAGTTGTGTCGTAATACGGAAGGACTCCATATGTGTGGACGCTCGCCTAAATCGGTTGTAGCGGCCCTAAAGAAGAACTCTCCTACACTCCATCCTCATTTATTTAAGTGAAGGCAGGGACTCCATTGTacttcactactacaaaataagTGAACAGTATCAGTTTCAAAATCTCATCACTGATTACTCAATACTGATAGTCCGTGACTATCGGTGTCAGGTATAGAACAGatactgaaaatcactatcagtaccggtttgtaGATCAAACCGGTACTGA
It encodes:
- the LOC133902430 gene encoding fasciclin-like arabinogalactan protein 2, producing MAKSRPAILLSMAFAAVAIVALAPAPVAATKYNITKLLAPYKEFSKFNEMMSKTRLAYDINRRQTITVLVVDNSAMSALDHYSLQTIRHILSLHILVDYYGDKKLKKLSHGSTAASSMFQATGSASGMSGYVNITRKDGKVNFMTEDADDSAKPSRYVKSIKEYPYDIAVLQVSSIISSAEAEAPVPPPAPVDLVELLSKKYCKSFVSLLSANADVFRAVNETKDNGLTLFCPVDSAVAAFSATYKNLTAKAKTAILLYHAVPDYFSLQLLKSNNGMVTTLATASENKMDYSYDVQNKGETVTLQTRVVTSSITATVGDMEPLAVYAVNKFLQPKELFKVVEAPAPAPEPSKKKGKAADTGDDSSDGSEDETADKGDAAPAVLVRWVTAAAMVVSAFALMG